In Brassica rapa cultivar Chiifu-401-42 chromosome A06, CAAS_Brap_v3.01, whole genome shotgun sequence, a single window of DNA contains:
- the LOC103874410 gene encoding LOW QUALITY PROTEIN: uncharacterized protein LOC103874410 (The sequence of the model RefSeq protein was modified relative to this genomic sequence to represent the inferred CDS: substituted 1 base at 1 genomic stop codon) — MLGNVHYITRHLNSVFRGCFSRSVNALFHSSVGSQEEALPYEWYRNKLSVLTKLTRALKDIDLVDGKLEDINGVIVYDDAIKQKMXAFKSLARIFVGSPSLQQKHKQQGRGRLLFGTESEREPLVVNSLTKVCNFLDISAQQRKLVRCTVCSQVTQHRIWRGALEDVLNNLKEEVDWLLEHSEEKKTQGVKLGQQVILSCLKFLSESSVSYKAENSTSWMRPVPARYAKANASAKWEDVLDIVNDLRRYLLEHDFYHLEKLLSMKEGLLQIKDVFLDNTIGFREVRHQEHLVHRKLSKMLGSPSPCLFTLLVYFLYGRVRDIEVDLCGGFYKEEKRELFCLSMGRILTSADEKMVRRGVKQLDRALGMFEFVWETAGMKEALNLQGHLWCLGAEEKTITYRGKTFYLHDLCL; from the coding sequence ATGTTGGGTAATGTACATTACATAACAAGGCATCTAAACTCTGTATTCAGGGGTTGCTTCTCCCGTTCAGTCAATGCCCTGTTTCATTCTTCTGTTGGTTCCCAAGAAGAAGCACTTCCTTATGAATGGTACAGAAACAAACTCTCAGTTCTGACAAAACTAACACGTGCGTTAAAAGACATTGATTTAGTCGATGGGAAGCTAGAGGACATCAACGGCGTAATCGTCTATGATGACGCTATCAAACAAAAGATGTAAGCTTTCAAGTCTCTAGCTAGAATCTTCGTTGGGTCTCCTTCACTTCAGCAGAAGCACAAGCAACAAGGAAGAGGGCGGTTACTTTTTGGTACTGAAAGCGAAAGAGAGCCGTTGGTGGTGAATTCACTGACCAAAGTTTGCAACTTTCTTGACATCTCTGCGCAGCAGAGGAAGCTGGTGAGGTGCACCGTGTGTTCGCAGGTGACTCAGCATCGTATCTGGAGAGGTGCTCTTGAAGATGTACTGAATAATCTCAAGGAAGAAGTTGATTGGTTACTTGAACATAGCGAGGAGAAGAAGACACAAGGCGTGAAGTTAGGTCAGCAAGTGATTTTGTCTTGCCTCAAGTTCTTATCCGAGTCATCGGTTTCTTACAAAGCCGAGAACTCGACTTCATGGATGCGGCCTGTGCCAGCTCGTTACGCAAAGGCGAATGCTTCTGCGAAGTGGGAAGATGTTCTCGACATTGTGAATGATCTGAGAAGGTACCTCCTCGAGCATGACTTTTACCATCTGGAGAAGCTTTTGTCGATGAAAGAAGGGCTTCTACAGATCAAAGACGTGTTTCTGGACAACACTATTGGATTCAGGGAGGTTAGACATCAAGAGCACCTCGTGCATAGAAAGCTTTCGAAGATGCTGGGAAGTCCTTCGCCGTGTTTGTTCACTCTCCTCGTGTATTTCCTCTACGGCCGTGTGCGTGACATAGAAGTTGATCTCTGCGGAGGGTTCTACAAGGAGGAGAAGAGGGAGTTATTTTGCTTGAGCATGGGGAGGATCTTGACCTCAGCGGATGAGAAAATGGTTCGGAGAGGGGTTAAGCAGTTAGATAGAGCTTTAGGGATGTTTGAGTTTGTGTGGGAGACAGCAGGAATGAAAGAAGCTCTTAACTTGCAAGGACATTTGTGGTGCCTTGGAGCTGAAGAAAAGACTATCACATACCGTGGGAAAACGTTCTATCTGCATGACCTTTGCCTATGA
- the LOC103874409 gene encoding serine/threonine protein phosphatase 2A 57 kDa regulatory subunit B' kappa isoform, whose translation MYKIFLRKSKPSKPDSSEELSPSSSDPVQIPGPNGVVSPPVRSNSGKRMSSAVFPASVVSGIEPLLPFKDVPNSEKLNLFVSKVSLCCVAFDFSDPNKNSIEKLVKRQTLLELLDFVASGSVRFTEPAILAMCRMCAVNLFRVFPPSYRSSGGENNDDDEPVFDPAWPHLQIVYDLLLKFITSPCLDAKIAKKYLDNAFVVRLLDLFDSEDPRERECLKTILHRVYGKFMVHRPFIRRAMSNIFHRFVFETEKHCGIAELLEFLGSIVSGFALPLKEEHKIFLWRVLIPLHKPKSLGNYFQQLSFCITQFIDKEPKLGSVVIKGLLKFWPITNSQKEVMFLGEVEEIVEAMSVVEFEKVMVPLFLRIACCVNSCHFQVSERALFLWNNDQIVDLIAHNRQAILPIMFTALEKNAENHWNQSVLNLTLNVRKMFCEMDEALFMSCHARFQEDEGKQSSAAEKRKETWERLEKAASVKPITGKTAVLVTPLTTSIAC comes from the exons ATGTACAAGATATTCCTGAGGAAGAGTAAGCCTTCAAAACCCGACTCATCAGAAGAGCTCTCTCCTTCCAGCTCGGATCCGGTTCAGATACCCGGACCCAATGGTGTGGTCTCTCCCCCCGTTCGTTCCAACTCAGGGAAGCGTATGTCCTCCGCCGTCTTCCCAGCGAGCGTTGTTTCTGGAATAGAGCCTTTGCTTCCCTTCAAAGACGTACCAAACTCCGAGAAACTAAACCTCTTCGTCAGTAAAGTCAGCCTCTGCTGCGTCGCGTTTGATTTCTCCGACCCGAACAAAAACTCTATCGAGAAGCTCGTGAAGAGACAGACTCTCCTGGAGCTTCTTGACTTTGTAGCTTCTGGTTCCGTTAGGTTCACCGAGCCGGCTATTCTCGCAATGTGTAGAATGTGCGCTGTGAATCTCTTTAGGGTCTTCCCTCCTAGTTACCGGTCTAGTGGCGGTGAGAATAACGATGATGATGAGCCTGTGTTCGACCCTGCCTGGCCTCATTTGCAGATCGTCTACGATCTCCTGCTTAAGTTCATCACCTCTCCTTGTCTAGATGCCAAGATTGCGAAGAAGTATCTTGACAATGCCTTCGTTGTGAGGCTGCTTGACTTGTTTGATTCAGAGGATCCTAGAGAGCGAGAGTGTTTGAAGACGATCCTGCATCGTGTCTACGGGAAGTTCATGGTTCACAGGCCGTTTATCCGGAGGGCGATGAGCAATATCTTCCACCGGTTTGTGTTTGAGACGGAGAAGCACTGCGGAATCGCCGAGCTTCTGGAGTTTTTGGGGAGTATAGTGAGTGGATTCGCGTTGCCTTTGAAAGAGGAGCACAAGATCTTCTTGTGGAGAGTGTTGATTCCACTCCACAAGCCTAAGTCTCTTGGGAACTACTTCCAGCAGCTGTCTTTCTGTATTACTCAGTTTATAGATAAGGAGCCTAAGCTGGGGAGTGTTGTGATCAAAGGTTTGTTGAAGTTCTGGCCTATCACTAACAGCCAGAAGGAAGTGATGTTTCTTGGGGAGGTTGAGGAGATTGTTGAGGCGATGAGCGTGGTGGAGTTTGAAAAAGTGATGGTTCCGTTGTTCTTGCGGATTGCTTGCTGTGTCAACAGTTGCCATTTTCAG GTTTCTGAAAGAGCGTTGTTCTTGTGGAACAACGATCAGATTGTGGATTTGATTGCGCACAACAGGCAAGCCATCTTACCGATCATGTTCACTGCCTTGGAGAAGAATGCTGAGAACCACTGGAACCAATCAGTGCTGAACCTAACCCTAAACGTGAGGAAAATGTTTTGCGAAATGGACGAGGCTCTCTTCATGTCTTGCCACGCACGCTTTCAAGAGGATGAGGGAAAGCAAAGCTCTGCAGCGGAGAAGAGGAAAGAAACATGGGAGAGGCTAGAGAAGGCAGCAAGTGTGAAGCCTATAACTGGAAAGACAGCTGTTCTAGTGACTCCTTTAACAACCTCCATTGCCTGCTAA
- the LOC103874412 gene encoding uncharacterized protein LOC103874412 isoform X1, translated as MSGDMGGEQISTNMEETLKAEDPDTFKDPNLVEIGSNDLPVQDMRVSDIKEEEPVASPCGNGVDFPKVETSVSCPEDVCFQPSVLADSQPKVESSVSGPLSFTSEPEGSSSQPCVLADSQSKVETSVSGPMSFAFEPEGVSSQTSVLADSQSKVETSVSGPMSSAFEPEGISSQPFSLADSQSLQTRLQPLVPRGYSIDRSLAACRSPRSFQLTGKRKLPPESASEKPNKRVESVHHRPWLEQFYSEPAHMPSATLSPKTEHPQAPAKKVKQTEPASQRKQVMNKKQPGPSQGSTKTHNEGNESLRSKMKESLAAALALVHEHEESPKGKKNTETDETSAPVAESNEPSSACDVSVPADDVNGRILQQQSSNDTEMNYVNQSDVQKTQYDDVFPSDDGPFSGSYFSSDELLQGNGLSWVLEPVSDLEERKENEDPNVLASKIELELFKLFEGVNKKYKEKGRSLLFNLKDKNNPELRESVMSGKISPERLCSMTAEELASKELSQWRQAKAEEMAEMVVLRDADIDVSRLVRKTHKGEFQVEVDPVESEMVDVSAGITSRSRPRAKAKSSLNKNDSDELKESSDKGDMTEETDPMQGLSMDDEMKDVGFLAPIVSLDEFMESLNTEPPFRSPQHGNAVKEEVAASDSGAVSNLKSPSRSPKEACESVSPKTELQKAIVTSPKPDVGVKLGVDVSKPEEEAPLVASTKEEHIWEGILQLSASSVVSVTGIFKSGEKAKTSEWPTMVEVKGRVRLSAFGKFVQELPLSRSRVLMVINVVCKDGISQSQRDSLFEVAKSYVADQRVGYAEPTSGVELYLCPSRGETLDLLSKVISKDHLDEAKSSDSIGLIGLVVWRRAVSSPASRHKPGSKRQHSSLKNHQPPVVAAGTKSSVLAPENKKSSTSLSVKNHHQPPVVAVSMGNHGSEDDDDDEDLPPGFGPAAVKDDDDDLPEFNFNPSTAPPVTSSPRQAVGPQSRSLNQVRELILKYGNSAGKQPWNGQDDDDDDIPEWQPQGHQIQPPPPPPPGPPFHSRAMARPQGHGAIPSDGWRANQNAPRQQQQQQQYSARRNRGF; from the exons ATGTCTGGTGATATGGGAGGTGAGCAAATCTCTACCAACATGGAGGAGACTCTGAAAGCGGAGGATCCAGATACTTTTAAAGATCCGAACTTGGTTGAGATAGGATCCAACGATCTTCCTGTTCAGGATATGAGAGTTTCAGACATTAAAGAAGAAGAGCCTGTCGCTTCACCGTGTGGCAACGGGGTGGACTTTCCGAAAGTGGAAACATCTGTCTCTTGTCCAGAGGACGTCTGTTTTCAACCTTCTGTTCTGGCTGATTCTCAGCCGAAAGTGGAATCATCTGTCTCTGGTCCTTTGTCATTCACATCTGAGCCAGAGGGTAGCTCTTCTCAGCCTTGTGTTCTTGCTGATTCTCAGTCGAAAGTGGAAACATCTGTCTCTGGTCCTATGTCATTTGCTTTTGAGCCAGAGGGCGTCTCATCTCAAACTTCTGTTCTGGCTGATTCTCAGTCAAAAGTGGAAACATCTGTCTCTGGTCCTATGTCATCCGCATTTGAGCCAGAGGGAATCTCCTCTCAACCTTTTAGTTTGGCTGATTCTCAGTCTTTGCAGACTCGTTTGCAACCTCTCGTTCCGCGTGGATATTCTATCGATAGATCATTAGCTGCTTGTCGCAGTCCAAGGTCATTTCAACTGACAGGGAAGCGGAAGTTACCACCAGAGTCTGCATCCGAGAAACCAAACAAGCGAGTAGAATCAGTGCATCACAGACCATGGCTAGAACAATTTTATTCAGAGCCGGCTCATATGCCATCCGCTACTCTCTCTCCCAAGACTGAACATCCACAAGCGCCCGCCAAGAAAGTGAAACAAACGGAACCAGCTTCCCAGAGGAAgcaagtgatgaacaaaaagcAACCAGGCCCATCACAAGGGTCAACAAAAACACATAACGAAGGAAACGAGTCTTTGAGATCGAAAATGAAGGAGTCATTAGCAGCTGCCTTGGCTTTGGTTCATGAGCATGAGGAATCTCCCAAAGGGAAAAAGAATACAGAAACTGATGAAACAAGTGCTCCAGTAGCTGAAAGTAACGAACCTTCCTCAGCTTGTGATGTCAGTGTTCCAGCAGATGATGTCAACGGAAGAATATTGCAGCAACAGAGTTCCAACGACACAGAGATGAACTATGTTAACCAATCAGATGTACAGAAAACTCAATATGATGATGTTTTCCCCAGTGATGATGGTCCTTTTAGCGGTAGTTATTTCTCCAGCGATGAGCTTCTACAGGGTAACGGCCTCTCATGGGTTTTGGAACCTGTTTCAGATCTTGAGGAGAGAAAGGAGAACGAGGATCCAAACGTCTTGGCGTCTAAAATAGAGTTGGAACTGTTTAAGCTCTTTGAAGGCGTTAATAAGAAGTACAAAGAGAAGGGAAGATCTCTCTTGTTCAATTTGAAAGATAAGAACAACCCTGAGCTAAGGGAAAGTGTCATGTCCGGGAAGATCTCTCCGGAGAGATTATGTTCCATGACGGCTGAGGAGCTTGCTTCTAAGGAGCTTTCTCAGTGGCGACAAGCGAAAGCAGAAGAGATGGCTGAGATGGTTGTCCTGAGGGATGCAGACATTGATGTGAGTCGTCTGGTGAGGAAAACGCATAAAGGCGAGTTCCAGGTGGAGGTTGATCCTGTTGAGAGTGAGATGGTGGATGTCTCTGCTGGGATCACCTCACGTAGTAGACCTCGAGCCAAAGCCAAGTCCAGTTTAAATAAAAACGACTCAGATGAGCTGAAGGAAAGTTCTGACAAGGGAGACATGACGGAGGAGACTGATCCAATGCAAGGTTTGTCGATGGATGATGAGATGAAGGATGTGGGTTTCCTTGCTCCAATTGTATCGCTTGACGAGTTCATGGAGTCTCTGAACACAGAACCTCCATTTAGAAGCCCACAACATGGGAATGCTGTAAAGGAGGAAGTGGCTGCATCTGACTCAGGAGCTGTGTCAAATCTAAAGTCTCCTTCGAGATCTCCAAAGGAAGCTTGTGAGAGTGTTTCTCCTAAAACAGAACTCCAAAAGGCTATTGTAACTTCCCCAAAACCGGATGTGGGTGTCAAACTCGGTGTTGATGTCTCGAAGCCAGAAGAAGAAGCACCTTTGGTTGCTAGCACTAAAGAAGAACATATATGGGAGGGTATACTGCAGCTTAGTGCCTCTTCAGTTGTCTCAGTCACCGGAATTTTCAAGAG TGGTGAGAAAGCAAAGACAAGCGAGTGGCCAACGATGGTGGAGGTAAAGGGGAGAGTGAGACTGAGCGCGTTTGGGAAGTTTGTACAAGAGCTTCCATTGTCTAGAAGCCGTGTCTTAATG GTAATAAACGTGGTTTGTAAGGATGGCATCTCTCAGAGCCAGCGTGACAGCCTTTTTGAG GTTGCTAAGTCGTACGTTGCTGACCAAAGAGTTGGTTACGCTGAGCCTACTTCAGGCGTGGAGCTTTACCTCTGCCCTTCACGTGGAGAAACTCTAGACTTACTGAGCAAGGTCATCTCCAAGGACCACCTCGATGAGGCCAAATCTTCAGACAGCATCGGTTTGATCGGCCTTGTTGTCTGGAGGCGTGCAGTCTCGTCTCCTGCCTCACGTCATAAGCCAGGATCCAAACGTCAGCATTCTTCTTTAAAGAATCATCAGCCTCCTGTTGTTGCTGCTGGCACCAAGAGCTCTGTGTTGGCTCCAGAGAACAAAAAGTCTAGTACTAGTCTGAGTGTAAAGAATCATCATCAGCCTCCTGTTGTTGCTGTTAGTATGGGGAATCATGGcagtgaagatgatgatgatgatgaagatttGCCACCTGGATTTGGCCCAGCAGCTGTGAAAGACGACGATGATGACTTACCTGAGTTTAACTTCAATCCCTCCACTGCACCACCGGTTACTTCTTCTCCCCGGCAAGCAGTGGGGCCTCAGTCTCGGTCTTTGAATCAAGTAAGGGAGCTCATACTCAAGTACGGAAACTCAGCAGGTAAACAGCCATGGAATGGTCAAGATGATGACGATGACGATATTCCTGAATGGCAACCGCAAGGCCACCAGATTCaacctccaccaccacctcctcctggTCCTCCATTTCATAGCAGAGCCATGGCCAGACCACAAGGACATGGTGCAATACCATCAGATGGATGGAGGGCCAATCAAAACGCACCTAggcaacagcaacaacaacaacagtacAGTGCACGTAGGAACAGAGGATTTTGA
- the LOC103874412 gene encoding SPOC domain-containing protein 1 isoform X2, which produces MSGDMGGEQISTNMEETLKAEDPDTFKDPNLVEIGSNDLPVQDMRVSDIKEEEPVASPCGNGVDFPKVETSVSCPEDVCFQPSVLADSQPKVESSVSGPLSFTSEPEGSSSQPCVLADSQSKVETSVSGPMSFAFEPEGVSSQTSVLADSQSKVETSVSGPMSSAFEPEGISSQPFSLADSQSLQTRLQPLVPRGYSIDRSLAACRSPRSFQLTGKRKLPPESASEKPNKRVESVHHRPWLEQFYSEPAHMPSATLSPKTEHPQAPAKKVKQTEPASQRKQVMNKKQPGPSQGSTKTHNEGNESLRSKMKESLAAALALVHEHEESPKGKKNTETDETSAPVAESNEPSSACDVSVPADDVNGRILQQQSSNDTEMNYVNQSDVQKTQYDDVFPSDDGPFSGSYFSSDELLQGNGLSWVLEPVSDLEERKENEDPNVLASKIELELFKLFEGVNKKYKEKGRSLLFNLKDKNNPELRESVMSGKISPERLCSMTAEELASKELSQWRQAKAEEMAEMVVLRDADIDVSRLVRKTHKGEFQVEVDPVESEMVDVSAGITSRSRPRAKAKSSLNKNDSDELKESSDKGDMTEETDPMQGLSMDDEMKDVGFLAPIVSLDEFMESLNTEPPFRSPQHGNAVKEEVAASDSGAVSNLKSPSRSPKEACESVSPKTELQKAIVTSPKPDVGVKLGVDVSKPEEEAPLVASTKEEHIWEGILQLSASSVVSVTGIFKSGEKAKTSEWPTMVEVKGRVRLSAFGKFVQELPLSRSRVLMTQ; this is translated from the exons ATGTCTGGTGATATGGGAGGTGAGCAAATCTCTACCAACATGGAGGAGACTCTGAAAGCGGAGGATCCAGATACTTTTAAAGATCCGAACTTGGTTGAGATAGGATCCAACGATCTTCCTGTTCAGGATATGAGAGTTTCAGACATTAAAGAAGAAGAGCCTGTCGCTTCACCGTGTGGCAACGGGGTGGACTTTCCGAAAGTGGAAACATCTGTCTCTTGTCCAGAGGACGTCTGTTTTCAACCTTCTGTTCTGGCTGATTCTCAGCCGAAAGTGGAATCATCTGTCTCTGGTCCTTTGTCATTCACATCTGAGCCAGAGGGTAGCTCTTCTCAGCCTTGTGTTCTTGCTGATTCTCAGTCGAAAGTGGAAACATCTGTCTCTGGTCCTATGTCATTTGCTTTTGAGCCAGAGGGCGTCTCATCTCAAACTTCTGTTCTGGCTGATTCTCAGTCAAAAGTGGAAACATCTGTCTCTGGTCCTATGTCATCCGCATTTGAGCCAGAGGGAATCTCCTCTCAACCTTTTAGTTTGGCTGATTCTCAGTCTTTGCAGACTCGTTTGCAACCTCTCGTTCCGCGTGGATATTCTATCGATAGATCATTAGCTGCTTGTCGCAGTCCAAGGTCATTTCAACTGACAGGGAAGCGGAAGTTACCACCAGAGTCTGCATCCGAGAAACCAAACAAGCGAGTAGAATCAGTGCATCACAGACCATGGCTAGAACAATTTTATTCAGAGCCGGCTCATATGCCATCCGCTACTCTCTCTCCCAAGACTGAACATCCACAAGCGCCCGCCAAGAAAGTGAAACAAACGGAACCAGCTTCCCAGAGGAAgcaagtgatgaacaaaaagcAACCAGGCCCATCACAAGGGTCAACAAAAACACATAACGAAGGAAACGAGTCTTTGAGATCGAAAATGAAGGAGTCATTAGCAGCTGCCTTGGCTTTGGTTCATGAGCATGAGGAATCTCCCAAAGGGAAAAAGAATACAGAAACTGATGAAACAAGTGCTCCAGTAGCTGAAAGTAACGAACCTTCCTCAGCTTGTGATGTCAGTGTTCCAGCAGATGATGTCAACGGAAGAATATTGCAGCAACAGAGTTCCAACGACACAGAGATGAACTATGTTAACCAATCAGATGTACAGAAAACTCAATATGATGATGTTTTCCCCAGTGATGATGGTCCTTTTAGCGGTAGTTATTTCTCCAGCGATGAGCTTCTACAGGGTAACGGCCTCTCATGGGTTTTGGAACCTGTTTCAGATCTTGAGGAGAGAAAGGAGAACGAGGATCCAAACGTCTTGGCGTCTAAAATAGAGTTGGAACTGTTTAAGCTCTTTGAAGGCGTTAATAAGAAGTACAAAGAGAAGGGAAGATCTCTCTTGTTCAATTTGAAAGATAAGAACAACCCTGAGCTAAGGGAAAGTGTCATGTCCGGGAAGATCTCTCCGGAGAGATTATGTTCCATGACGGCTGAGGAGCTTGCTTCTAAGGAGCTTTCTCAGTGGCGACAAGCGAAAGCAGAAGAGATGGCTGAGATGGTTGTCCTGAGGGATGCAGACATTGATGTGAGTCGTCTGGTGAGGAAAACGCATAAAGGCGAGTTCCAGGTGGAGGTTGATCCTGTTGAGAGTGAGATGGTGGATGTCTCTGCTGGGATCACCTCACGTAGTAGACCTCGAGCCAAAGCCAAGTCCAGTTTAAATAAAAACGACTCAGATGAGCTGAAGGAAAGTTCTGACAAGGGAGACATGACGGAGGAGACTGATCCAATGCAAGGTTTGTCGATGGATGATGAGATGAAGGATGTGGGTTTCCTTGCTCCAATTGTATCGCTTGACGAGTTCATGGAGTCTCTGAACACAGAACCTCCATTTAGAAGCCCACAACATGGGAATGCTGTAAAGGAGGAAGTGGCTGCATCTGACTCAGGAGCTGTGTCAAATCTAAAGTCTCCTTCGAGATCTCCAAAGGAAGCTTGTGAGAGTGTTTCTCCTAAAACAGAACTCCAAAAGGCTATTGTAACTTCCCCAAAACCGGATGTGGGTGTCAAACTCGGTGTTGATGTCTCGAAGCCAGAAGAAGAAGCACCTTTGGTTGCTAGCACTAAAGAAGAACATATATGGGAGGGTATACTGCAGCTTAGTGCCTCTTCAGTTGTCTCAGTCACCGGAATTTTCAAGAG TGGTGAGAAAGCAAAGACAAGCGAGTGGCCAACGATGGTGGAGGTAAAGGGGAGAGTGAGACTGAGCGCGTTTGGGAAGTTTGTACAAGAGCTTCCATTGTCTAGAAGCCGTGTCTTAATG ACACAATAA
- the LOC103874411 gene encoding dnaJ homolog subfamily B member 1, with the protein MGLDYYNILKVNRNATEDDLKKSYRRLAMKWHPDKNPNTKLEAEAKFKQISEAYDVLSDPQKRAIYDQYGEEGLSDMPPPGSTGNNGRAGGFNPRNAEDIFAEFFGSSPFDFGSAGRSMRFQSDGGRTYTDGTVPKKPPPVESKLPCTLEELYSGSTRKMKISRSLIDTNGRQGQETEVLTIDVKPGWKKGTKIKFPDKGNETVNQLPADLVFVIDEKPHDLFKRDGNDLITSTRVTLAEAIGGTTVSINTLDGRNVPVGITDIISPGHEHVVPGEGMPVAKEPRNKGDLKIKFDVQFPTRLTTDQKSALKRVLVG; encoded by the exons ATGGGTTTGGATTATTACAACATATTGAAAGTGAACAGAAATGCAACGGAGGATGATCTGAAGAAATCTTACAGAAGGTTGGCAATGAAATGGCATCCTGACAAAAACCCCAACACCAAACTGGAAGCTGAAGCCAAATTCAAACAGATCTCCGAGGCTTATGAT gtTCTGAGTGATCCTCAGAAACGAGCTATATATGATCAATACGGGGAAGAAGGATTAAGCGATATGCCACCTCCAGGGAGCACTGGAAACAATGGAAGAGCTGGTGGTTTCAACCCTAGAAATGCAGAAGACATATTTGCTGAGTTCTTTGGTAGCAGCCCCTTTGATTTCGGATCAGCTGGAAGGTCCATGAGGTTTCAATCCGACGGAGGAAGAACGTACACCGATGGAACTGTGCCTAAGAAACCTCCACCTGTTGAGAGCAAACTCCCTTGTACCCTTGAAGAGCTCTACTCTGGATCAACTAGGAAAATGAAGATCTCTAGATCCCTTATTGACACTAATGG GAGACAAGGGCAAGAGACAGAGGTTCTGACGATTGATGTGAAACCGGGATGGAAGAAAGGGACCAAGATCAAGTTTCCTGACAAAGGAAACGAGACAGTGAATCAGTTACCTGCTGATTTGGTGTTTGTGATCGACGAGAAGCCTCACGATTTGTTTAAAAGAGATGGGAATGATCTCATCACGAGTACACGAGTGACGCTTGCAGAAGCTATAGGTGGGACAACCGTGAGTATCAACACGCTTGATGGACGTAACGTACCCGTTGGTATCACTGACATCATCAGTCCTGGCCATGAGCATGTGGTTCCAGGGGAAGGGATGCCTGTAGCTAAAGAACCAAGAAACAAAGGTGATCTAAAGATCAAGTTCGATGTTCAGTTTCCCACAAGATTGACTACTGACCAGAAGTCTGCACTCAAGCGGGTCTTAGTAGGTTGA
- the LOC103874413 gene encoding polyadenylate-binding protein-interacting protein 6, whose product MKPGGSALNPHAAAYVPLSKREGASASAKPAAASTHHVQYQPYGAYGYGDQGSQMYMPKTTYSSDKQLRDEDLEMDMEIEYLSATFFDLSHESISDVYLANNGDLDATIEMLNQLEIYSTEAQEYLPDTLDIGDVPETITPSTSSAPEQKKVSNEASASSTSSGTLKAPVSSS is encoded by the exons ATGAAGCCAGGAGGATCAGCATTGAATCCCCACGCAGCAGCTTACGTACCACTCTCCAAAAGAGAGGGTGCTTCTGCTTCTGCAAAGCCTGCTGCTGCTTCCACACATCACGTGCAGTACCAACCCTACGGAGCATATGGTTATGGAGACCAAGGTTCTCAAATGTACATGCCAAAGACAACATACTCCTCTGATAAGCAGTTGAGGGATGAGGATTTGGAGATGGACATGGAAATTGAGTACCTTTCAGCCACGTTCTTTGATTTGTCACATGAGTCTATCAGTGATGTCTACTTGGCCAACAATGGTGATCTTGATGCAACTATCGAAATGCTGAATCAGCTCGAG ATTTACAGTACTGAAGCGCAAGAATACCTTCCAGACACACTGGACATTGGTGATGTACCTGAAACCATCACGCCTTCAACTTCCTCAGCTCCAGAACAAAAGAAAGTGAGTAATGAAGCAAGCGCATCATCAACATCCTCGGGTACCCTCAAAGCTCCTGTGTCTTCCTCCTGA